AGCAAGATGCCCATCGTGCCGCGACCGCAACGAAAGACTCCGATGAAAGTTGCCCTCATTTTTTCGCTCGCTGCCACCGTCCTGTCGGGCTGCGCACCCCGCTCTGCGCCGGCCGCTCCGGCGGATGCCTTCATGGCGCGCCTCACGTCGCTGTGCAGTAAGGCGTTCGCCGGGCGCGCGGTCACCACCGACCCTGCCGACGCCGGCTTTACCGGCAAGCCGCTGGTGATGCATGTCGCGGCGTGCGAGCCGGGCCGCGTTCGCATCCCCTTCCATGTCGGGGAGGACCGCTCGCGTACCTGGGTACTGACCCGCACGCCCGCCGGCCTGCGCCTCAAGCACGATCACCGGCACGCGGACGGCACGTCCGACACGCTCACCATGTATGGCGGCGAGACTGCAGTGCCCGGCTCGGCGACGCGCCAGGAGTTCCCGGCTGATGCCGAATCGATCGCGCTGTTCCGCGCCAATGGCGCCGAGCGTTCGGTCACCAATGTCTGGGCGATGGAGGTCGACGACACCAGCTTCGCCTATGAACTGCGCCGCCCCGGCCGACACTTCCGCGTCGAGTTCGACCTCACCCGCCCGGTGGCCGCGCCGCCGTTGCCCTGGGGCTGGCGCGGCTAGGCGCGCTCGAGGCTGCCCGTCCAGGCATAGCCGCGCAACAGCGGCTCGAACGCCATCTCCAGCCCCCCGGCGGCAGCGGTATGCTTGAGCGCTACCGGCAGGTCGCGTCGCGGGGTGACGTGGAACCGCGCAAGCCAGGCGAACAGCACGCGCCGCCACCAGCCGGGCAGCCGCTCCTGTTGGCCGAAATCGACGACGCGCAGCGCCCCGCCCGGCGCCACCGCCTTGGCCGCCTGCTCGATCGCGCCAGTCCAGTCGGGGATCATCGACAGCGTGTAGCTCAGGAACACACGGTCGAACCCGTCGATGCCGAACAGGTCGCGTGCGTCGAACTTCGCCGCATCGCCCTGAACCAGCACGATGCGGTCGGACAGGCCGGCCGCCGCCACCTTGGCCCGCGCGGTCGTGAGCATGGCCTCGGAGATATCGAGCCCGTAGAAACGCGCCTGGGGCCAGCGCTTCGCCGCTGCGATCAGGTTGCGCGCGGTGCCGCAGCCGACCTCGAGCACCGTGCCTCCGACGGGTGGCGCAAGCTCTTCGATCAGCCGGTCGCGCCCCAGCAGGTAATATTTGCGCGTCAGGTCGTAGATATGCCGCTGCGCCGCATAGACGCCGTCCATGCGCTGGGCGTGCGTCTCGCTCACGGCTTCAGGCGATAGAGATGCACGCCGCCATAGATCGCCGAACGGTCGCGTGCAGTGAAGTCGAGCGACTCCGCTTCGGCATAGTCCCAGCGGTCGAGGATCGCATCGGCGACACGCCCGGGCAGCAGCGTCGGCGCGGCGGCAGTGCGGAACAGCACCCGCGCGCCCGGCTTGGCGGTGCGGGTGATCTCGCCCCACAGCCGGTTGAGCTGCGCGTCGGTCATCCAGTCCTGCGCGTCGAGCAGGATATAGCGGTCGAGCGAGGCGGCAGGCATCGACTCGAGATACTCGACGAAATTCTGGTGGCGCACCTCGACCCGCTCTGCGCGCGCGCGCACCGCGTCATAGTTGCCGACCTGCAGATAGGGCGGCAGCGGCGCGTCCGCGCCCTCGCCATAGCCGCGCCCGAACGCCTGCCATGCGAAATAATTGTCCGAAAGGTCGAAGTCGCAGGCCAGCTTCTCGAGCCGGCGGCGCAGCACTGCGCCGATCCCGCGCGGATCGTCCGCCGCCAGCGCCTCATACTGCGCAGGCGGGATGCCGAGCCCGAACAGCGAAGCGGGCTGGTCGATCAGCCAGCGCACGAATTTCTTGTCGAACACCGGAGCGAGCCGTGTCTCGAAGATCGCGCGCTGCTCCTCGGGGGTCTTCGCCGCGAGCAGCTCGCGCGGGTCGATGCGGTAGAGCTTGGCGAGCAGGTGCGCCGCGCCGATGAAGCCGCCGAGCAGCCCGCGCTTGTAGAAGCCGCCGGCAAAGCCCTTGATCCGCCGCCGCCCGGCCAGGTCGCGGCCCTCCCAGTAGCGCCGCGCCGTCTCGTCGAGATGCGGGGCGAGCAGGGCGCGATAGGCGGCGACATTCTCGGGCCGGTTCGCCTGGCCGAAGAAGCGGTGGAACGCGGCATGATCGGGCAGGTGCTGCGCGGCGGCGACCTTCAACTTGTTGAGCGCGATGTGCGCGGTGTTGAGATCGACCGCGGTGATCTTGGCGGGATCGGCGGTGAGGTAGGAGAGCACGTTGCAGCCGCCACTCGCGATCGTCACGACATGGCAGTCGGGGGTGATCGCCAGCGCCTCCATGTCCACCTCAGGGTCTTCCCAGATCTGGGCATAGACCAGGCCGCGAAAGGCGAAGGTGAAGGCGCGCTCGAGCAGGCCTTCCTTGCTCAGATGCTCGTGACGATGAACGGCGGTGCGCACCGCGCGGTTGCGCGGCTGGCTGGCAATCGAACCCATATGACGCTCCTGGGAATCCCGATCCGGGCCCATATTTCGGTCGCGTGTCAGTCCCGTGACGCCCGTTGTCACGAAACCGTCATCCTTCAGTCGCGGCAATAGCCCTCGCCGACCGTCGCGGTCAGGCAGTCCTTCTTGCCCTCGAGATATTTGAGACCCGTCGCCGCACCATCGGTGGCGCGCAGCACCCTGGCGCCGTCAGGGCGGGTGAAGGCGATGCCTTCCTCGGTCGCCACCCCGGCAAAGGTGCCCGTCGCGCCCGGATCGAGGCTGTAGGTGTTGGTCAGGCGATAGCGGCCCGGACCTGCCGGATCCTTCGCGATGGTCAGCACCAGCCCCTCGACGCCGACCCATTTACCGACCCAGCCGTCGCGATTGGGCGCCTCGGCCGCCTTCTCGGCCTTCTCCGCCTCCGCGGTCACATTCTCGGCGATCGCTTCGGCGTTCGCCACCGCATTCTGCACTAGCGCGGCCTGCTGCTCGTTGCTCATCTCGCCGCATCCCGACAGCGCCGCCAGCGCCGCGCTCACCGCCAAAAGCCGCATGATTGCCCCTCCAATTCGAACTTTCGCCGATCCGGTGTAGCCTTCCCCGCGCGAAACGCCTAGAGAGCCGCCATCCGCTCAGCTTAGGGAACGCACCGCTCTTCCAATGCGCATCGCCATCGCTTCGGATCACGCCGCCTACGAACTCAAGGCGGTCCTCGCCGAATGGCTCCGCGGCGAGGGGCACGAGGTGCTCGATCTCGGCACCGACGGACCCGCCAGCGTCGACTATCCCGATTTCGGCTTTGCGTTGGGCAAGGCGATCGCCGCGGGCGATGCCGAACGCGGCGTCGCCTTGTGCGGCTCCGGCATCGGCATCTCGATCGCGGTCAACCGCGTGCGCCACGCGCGCTGTGCGCTGGTCTCCGAGCCGCTCTCCGCCCGCCTCGCGCGCGAGCATAATGATGCGAACGTCCTCGCCATGGGCGCCCGGCTGATCGGCCCCGAAATGGCCAAGGCCTGCATCACCGCATTCCTCGCCACCGGCTTCGGCGGCGATCGACATCAGCGCCGGGTGGACAAGCTGACCGATCCGGCCCTCTGAAGGACTTAAGGCATGAGCACCAACCCGATCTCCGCCGTCCAGCCGGATGGTTTCTTCACCCGCAATCTCGCCGACGCCGATCCCGCGGTGTTTGCCGGCGTGACCCACGAGTTGGAGCGTGAACAGTATCAGATCGAGCTGATCGCCAGCGAGAACATCGTCTCCAAGGCGGTGCTCGAGGCGCAGGGCAGCGTCTTCACCAACAAATATGCCGAGGGCTATCCCGGCAAGCGCTATTATCAGGGCTGCCACCCTTCCGACGAGGTCGAGCAGCTCGCCATCGACCGGGCCAAGCAGCTGTTCGGTTGCAGCTTCGCCAACGTCCAGCCGCACTCGGGGGCGCAGGCCAATGGCGCGGTGATGCTCGCGCTGACCAAGCCGGGTGACACGATCATGGGCCTCAGCCTCGACTCGGGCGGCCACCTGACCCACGGCGCCAAGGCGGCGATGTCGGGCAAGTGGTTCAACGCGGTCCAGTATGGCGTCGACCCGGTGACGCACCTGATCGATTTCGACGAGGTCGCAGCCAAGGCGCGCGAGCATCAGCCCAAGCTGATCATCGCGGGTGGCTCGGCCTATCCGCGCATCATCGATTTCGCGAAGTTCCGCGCGATCGCGGACGAGGTTGGCGCGATCTTCATGGTCGACATGGCGCATTTCGCCGGCCTCGTCGCCGGCGGTGTGCACCCGACGCCCTTCGGCCACGCCCATGTTGTCACCACCACCACGCACAAGACGCTGCGCGGCCCGCGCGGCGGCGCGGTGTTCACCAATGACGAAGCGATTGCCAAGAAGATCAATTCGGCGGTGTTCCCCGGCCTTCAGGGCGGTCCGCTGATGCACGTCATCGCCGCCAAGGCGGTGGCGTTCGGCGAGGCGCTGCGTCCGGACTTCAAGGCCTATGCCGCGGCGATCGTCGAGAATGCCAAGGTGCTCGCCGCGACGCTGACCGAGCGCGGCGCCGCGGTCGTTTCGGGCGGCACCGACACGCATCTCGCGCTGATCGACCTGACCCCGCTCGGCGTCACCGGCAAGGACGCCGACGAGGCGCTTGAGCGCGCGGCGATCACCTGCAACAAGAACGGCATCCCCAACGACCCGCTGCCCCCGGTCAAGACCAGCGGCATCCGCGTCGGGTCGCCCGCCGGTACGACGCGCGGCTTCGGCCCGGCCGAGTTCCGCGAGATCGGCAACATGGTCGCCGACGTGCTCGACGGCCTGCGCAGCAAGGGCGAGGACGGCGATCCGGAAGTCGAGGCGAGCGTCCGCACTCGCGTCCGCGCGCTGTGCGAGCGCTTCCCGATCTACCCGGAGGCGTGAGGATTGCGCTGTCCCTTCTGCGGAAATGAAGACAGCCAGGTAAAGGACAGCCGCCCCACCGAGGATGGGGCGGCGATCCGCCGCCGCCGCCAGTGCGAGGCGTGCGCGGCGCGCTTCACCACCTTCGAGCGGATCCAGCTACGCGAGCTCACCGTCCTCAAGTCCGAGGGAACCGGCGACGCCCGGCGCGAGCCGTTCGAGCGCGACAAGCTGATCCGCTCCGTCTCGCTCGCCTGCCGCAAGCGCCCGATCACCGCCGGCCAGATCGAGAAGCTCGTCTCGGGCATCCAGCGCCAGCTCGAGACACAGGGCGAGACCGAGATTCCCTCACAGCGCATCGGCGAGCTGGTGATGGCGGGGCTCAAGGGCCTTGATTCGGTCGCCTATATTCGCTTCGCTAGCGTCTATCGCGACTTCCGCGAGGCCAAGGATTTCGAGGCGTTCGCGAGCAGCGTGAACGAGGTCGGCCATGAGAAGGCGAAGGGGGGATGACAGCGCCGGTCCCAGGGCCCGTCATCGTACTCGTCCGGCCCCAGCTCGGCGAGAATATCGGCAAGGCCGCCCGCGCGATGCTCAATTTCGGGCTGGCCGAGATGCGCCTCGTCGCCCCGCGTGATGGCTGGCCCAATCCCTCCGCCGGCCCGGCGGCGAGCGGCGCCAATATCGTGCTCGAACAGGCGCGCGTGTTCGACAGCGTCGCCGAGGCAGTGTCCGATTGCGAGCATGTCTATGCCACCACGGTGCGCAAGCGCGGTGTGACCAAGCCGGTGGTCACGCCGACCGAGGCCGCATCGGAAATCCACGCCGCGCCCGGCCGCAGCGCGATCCTGTTCGGTCCCGAACGCTCGGGACTGGAGACCGAGGATGTCGCGCTCGCCCGCGCGATCCTGACCGTTCCGATCAATCCCGAGTTCGGCTCGCTCAACCTGGCGCAGGCGGTGATCCTGGTGGCTTATGAATGGTCGAAAGGCCGCGATCTCGTCCAGCCGCCGCGCGTTGATCTCGATCCGCCTGCACCGCAGGCCGAGCTCGAAGGGCTGATCGGCCATCTCGAGGCGCTGCTCGAGGACAGCGGTTATTTCTATCCGCCCGACCGCGTGCCGACGACGAAGCTCACGCTGCGCAACCTGCTGACCAAGCCCGGCTGGACCGAGCAGGAATTGCGCACGCTCCGCGGTGTGCTCTCGGCGCTCGAGGGGAAA
This is a stretch of genomic DNA from Sphingomonas sp. BT-65. It encodes these proteins:
- the rpiB gene encoding ribose 5-phosphate isomerase B; amino-acid sequence: MRIAIASDHAAYELKAVLAEWLRGEGHEVLDLGTDGPASVDYPDFGFALGKAIAAGDAERGVALCGSGIGISIAVNRVRHARCALVSEPLSARLAREHNDANVLAMGARLIGPEMAKACITAFLATGFGGDRHQRRVDKLTDPAL
- a CDS encoding DUF3419 family protein, whose product is MGSIASQPRNRAVRTAVHRHEHLSKEGLLERAFTFAFRGLVYAQIWEDPEVDMEALAITPDCHVVTIASGGCNVLSYLTADPAKITAVDLNTAHIALNKLKVAAAQHLPDHAAFHRFFGQANRPENVAAYRALLAPHLDETARRYWEGRDLAGRRRIKGFAGGFYKRGLLGGFIGAAHLLAKLYRIDPRELLAAKTPEEQRAIFETRLAPVFDKKFVRWLIDQPASLFGLGIPPAQYEALAADDPRGIGAVLRRRLEKLACDFDLSDNYFAWQAFGRGYGEGADAPLPPYLQVGNYDAVRARAERVEVRHQNFVEYLESMPAASLDRYILLDAQDWMTDAQLNRLWGEITRTAKPGARVLFRTAAAPTLLPGRVADAILDRWDYAEAESLDFTARDRSAIYGGVHLYRLKP
- the nrdR gene encoding transcriptional regulator NrdR, producing the protein MRCPFCGNEDSQVKDSRPTEDGAAIRRRRQCEACAARFTTFERIQLRELTVLKSEGTGDARREPFERDKLIRSVSLACRKRPITAGQIEKLVSGIQRQLETQGETEIPSQRIGELVMAGLKGLDSVAYIRFASVYRDFREAKDFEAFASSVNEVGHEKAKGG
- the glyA gene encoding serine hydroxymethyltransferase; amino-acid sequence: MSTNPISAVQPDGFFTRNLADADPAVFAGVTHELEREQYQIELIASENIVSKAVLEAQGSVFTNKYAEGYPGKRYYQGCHPSDEVEQLAIDRAKQLFGCSFANVQPHSGAQANGAVMLALTKPGDTIMGLSLDSGGHLTHGAKAAMSGKWFNAVQYGVDPVTHLIDFDEVAAKAREHQPKLIIAGGSAYPRIIDFAKFRAIADEVGAIFMVDMAHFAGLVAGGVHPTPFGHAHVVTTTTHKTLRGPRGGAVFTNDEAIAKKINSAVFPGLQGGPLMHVIAAKAVAFGEALRPDFKAYAAAIVENAKVLAATLTERGAAVVSGGTDTHLALIDLTPLGVTGKDADEALERAAITCNKNGIPNDPLPPVKTSGIRVGSPAGTTRGFGPAEFREIGNMVADVLDGLRSKGEDGDPEVEASVRTRVRALCERFPIYPEA
- a CDS encoding RNA methyltransferase, whose amino-acid sequence is MTAPVPGPVIVLVRPQLGENIGKAARAMLNFGLAEMRLVAPRDGWPNPSAGPAASGANIVLEQARVFDSVAEAVSDCEHVYATTVRKRGVTKPVVTPTEAASEIHAAPGRSAILFGPERSGLETEDVALARAILTVPINPEFGSLNLAQAVILVAYEWSKGRDLVQPPRVDLDPPAPQAELEGLIGHLEALLEDSGYFYPPDRVPTTKLTLRNLLTKPGWTEQELRTLRGVLSALEGKKRVRG
- a CDS encoding class I SAM-dependent methyltransferase, translated to MDGVYAAQRHIYDLTRKYYLLGRDRLIEELAPPVGGTVLEVGCGTARNLIAAAKRWPQARFYGLDISEAMLTTARAKVAAAGLSDRIVLVQGDAAKFDARDLFGIDGFDRVFLSYTLSMIPDWTGAIEQAAKAVAPGGALRVVDFGQQERLPGWWRRVLFAWLARFHVTPRRDLPVALKHTAAAGGLEMAFEPLLRGYAWTGSLERA